The DNA window CCTCTCCAATACCAGTAAATAAACAACCTTTTTTATGCTTGTTTTACAGCCCTGAAGCATCTCGAGAATATCTCTCCAATGGAGTTCTTGTGGTAAGTACAGTTTCGATTAAAGCCATGCAAAGTACATgcaaaacacaacaccacacattcCACATTCttattaatgattatttaaaacacatttcaacATACAACCATACAAATGAAATGTAGAGGATAGGGAGAAGGTCCAATCCTTACTGCAAACTATACTACATGCTTATCTATCTGATCACACAATGACACAGTTCATTTTTATCTAGAAACATACTGTCTGGGTCCCGTTTAAACATGGCGTGTGGACAACAGCCAGTCGCAAGGCGTTGTGTATGTATAAGAGGGTGGATAGCATTTTCCTCTGAGTATGCTAAGCTACACTGTGATGCGGCATGGAAAGATGTGACATCCGTCATCATGCAACAGTCAAAAAACACCTTTTTGAGTTAAATTGAGAAATCAGTAACCAGAGCACACGTGTAGATATGTTATTTTAATCTCTCCATGTGCTTCAGCAGCtactttcatttattctttttaccttctgtcttttagatttttttaacctAAAAATCTGTCATGTCAAACGTTGCATACAGCACAGATCCTTCTGTATAGAGAGATAgaggcagacaaacagaaagagaggcagacagagagaggcagacagacagacagacagagagaggcagacagacagacagagaggcagacagagaaaggcagacagatagaggcagacagacagagagaggcagacaaacagacagacagaggcagacagagagacacacagacagagcaggcagacagacagatagagacagacagacagatacagacagacagacagataaacagaggcagacagacagacagagagactgacagaggcagatagacagatagagacagacagacagatagagacagacaaataaacaaacagacagacacagacagacagacagacagagagacagagagataaacagatagagacagacagacaaagacagacattcTGGTAATACATAATAAACTAACtacctgtatttatatagaTTCATTCAGACAAAGACTTTTCTAACATTTTGATGCATCAGAATTTTCTTACTGTGATTTTAGGCAGCTAAGCTTTCCATCGTGGAGGTGAAGATTGACAAACTGCCACCTGAGGGTAAGAAGTTTAAAACTGTCTGtccataataaaatataaaagtctaATCGCCGACAGCTTAAGTGAAAACTCACATCACTGTAGAAGGTGTGTGGCACCGATGCACTGATATCtttaatgtgtgtctgtgtggattttaGTCGGGAAGAACATGCTGTTAACATTGCGAGGGGCGTATAACCAAGATCAAATCATCTCAACTGCCCAGAAAAGCAACCTCATGCAGACTCTCCGTTACTACATCAGCAAAGACCTGGAGCCCATGATTGAACTTCAAGCGGTAGATGATTTTCCTTACATTTGCTCCTTAATTATACTAAACAATGGAATTCTTTTCAGGGTAGAACAAAGCAGGAGAGGTTTCTGAATGCAACAGTTTGGGATCTTTACCTCTGAACCTTTCTAGAAGCAATGCTGGTCTTCTACACCTAAATATCATACAGGGTTATAAGTCTTTTCTGAGTCCACTGCTAGTGAAATTTCATGAGGTctcggggagtttttccttgccactgtctATTCTGCATCTAATAAACCTGCTTCTGGATTTCTGTCAAGCTGCGTTGTACTGTTAAAAGAGCTACAGAAATACAATTGATTTGATTTCAGTGACAAAACATGCTTAGATCTAGATGATTTTTCTAGATGAGGTTGATAATTGTGTGATTTGTTTCGGAATAGGACGGGAAGGAGGCAAGTTCCACTTCACCCCCGGTGTCCCCGCTGTCCAATGATTCCACATCAGAGTACACCTTCTCTTTTCCCAAAGTAAAGGTAATGACTGACATTAACACACCCTAGCAAAGGTGACTGTTATCAATGCTTTCAAGTGATTTTACTAATTATAATTGGTCATTCTTTAGTGACAGCATATTTACAACCTCATCACATGAATGCccttaaaaataattacaaacaaacaaacaaacaaacaaataaacaaataaataaatcagatttgTTTCATCTTTCTATAAGACACACATGCTGTAGCCAATCAGCAACGAGCATATGATGTTGAGTATggccatttaaaaaataataataataacaaccgataaccaaataaacacacaagttaaaatgtttaaacagctgtatatataattatcaTGACTGCTATCTTTCTGTATAAAGATTTACCAAAATGACAGCATATTGTGTTTTAGAAAGCTAAAACaattcatattatttaaaatgtcattgtaACTTATACTATCAGCAATTAGACCCAAACACAGGGATTCCAGTGCAAACgcttttaatttaaacaaaacacaagactAATACAAacttactataaacagaaaatcTAGACATAGCTTGGCATAGCAATAACATTACTTGGAAATCTACAACATAAACATGACCACTAACAACGATAACATGAAGGTTAACAACGATAACGACAATAGACCAGACTATACAGACAAATCTATAGGACATCTAGTTAGGGGAACATCAGACAGGTATGCGATAAGGAATACCTTACTATCCAAGCTCCTTACAGACAtttaagctttatttttataaacataatttttttgaGGAAGAATTCGATTCCAAAATTATTTCTACGCTATTTTGATAACttaatgtcaatgtcaatgtcaactttatttgtatagcactattCAAACAGCACATGTTGACCAATGTGCTTTACAGCATCcaagtataaaaaagaaataaatataattttaataatagcgatacacacattaacagtaataataaaatatatttcaacaaGAGGGATATGCCATGGAAAACAAGTATGTATtaagttgtattttaaaaacatgtgcGGAATCAGCATCCCTGACGTACATGGAAAAGCTATTCCAAAGTCTAGGTGCTACTGCTGCAAATGCACGATCCCCTTTCCAGCTTAACTTGGTCCTTggaattttaagtaaattttgAGATGTTGATCTCAACGCTCTTCCCGTTTGATGTTCAGTTAACAAATCTGATAAGTAAGATGTTGCAAGGCCATGCAGAGATTTATATACTAATAAAAGTAACTTGGTCAAGATAAAAATCAATCACAATATATTCTAGCAGACtaacatatatacacagtgttttagactcatggtatcttaagtatgtgaCCTaatgaaccagagttaatgtttAATGCATCCAATGaaagagacttaagcacttttccacgtcgctctggataagggcatcttccaaatgctgtaaatgtaaatgtaatataattttaGGTCATTACATTTCCCCTCAAATCTCCTTGTAAGCAGTAATTTTGATCCCCGAGTGAATCTGTTTGTTTTACTCTACAGGATACAGTGAATTTGCAGGTGAACACAGTAGAGAGGTAGATattatttaaacctttttagtgTGTTAACAGTTATTTTATAAAGTAATGATTTCCTTGATAAACTGTTAGATGCAATAacatgtctatgtgtgtgtgtagctccgAGGAGGACATGAAGGTGCGTCTGGATTTTGACATACCTGCAGAGGAGAAGGCCTTTctggagaagaggagagaggtgGTGTCTCGTGCACTGCAGAAAATACTCAACCTCAAATCTCCCCTCCATCCCAGTAAGGTACTGTAATACAAAGAGATCGGAACATATTATTAAATACGCACAAGCAAATCTAGAAAGAAGAATTTGAGAAGAATTTACACATGTGGGAAAAATATACAGCCTGCTTAACATGTTAAATAGATCATATGTATAATGTTAATTTGTGGCCAGAATGTCAGATCataatatttctatttctgttgCAGAATAAGCTGCTCCTAAATGACTCATagtagattttttaaaaatgtagcaGTGTAATGTGAGGATTCTGCTTGCATTTATGCTGTATACAAAAAGATTAGAGTCAAACACAATTTTAAAGAACAGAATAAATTCTGCTTaagtgtatcctgcctttatgcccgatgacgcctgaggacgcacaggctccccgtgacccgagaggttcggataagcggtagaaaatgaatgaatgaatgaatgaattaatcctGGTCATGGTATCATTGGGTCCAGAATCCTAGGGATCTTTGACAGGAATCCACCTAGACACAAGTCTGAAATAGAACAATTTAACATAACCAGTACACCCACCAGCATGTTTTCTGGGAGATGGAagtaaaccagagaacccatAAAAAAACTTATGCTGATATGCGCAGAATATGTGAAACCCaagtaacccaagctcaggactGAAAGTGAGAGCCTGGAGCTATGAGACAGAAATGCTACCCAATAAAGTAAATGTACTCTTCTGTGCAGGGATGTTTACTGACTGTGGatgtgggattgtgtgtgtttaggtgccAACAGTAGCTGTGGTGTGTACAGGAGGTGGCTCCAGGGCCATGACAGGCATGTTCGGCTGTCTGAAAGGACTGCAGAGTCTTGGTTTGCTGGATGCCATCAGCTACATCACCTCTTTGTCTGGCTCCACCTGGTGGGTACTAAATAGAGCACAGTAacttatacacattatatatttaccTTGCTGCTTGATACACAAAAACTAGGTATACACTAGATTTGCATGACATCTGCTCATATAATAATAGACACCAATGCAGAGTAGGAGACGTTAATGCAAAATGAAGCAAAGGGGCTGAATAAAATGTGAACAATCTGAGTAGCACATGTTCAGACAGTTTtgcctcttttatttatttatttatttatttatttatttatttatttatttattggtgttTTCTCTTTGGGTCAACATCCAATTTGCCATAGAACCAAGTGTATGAATCTAAActatctctttctctgcttTAGGACTAATGCGTATCTATACAATGACCCTCATTGGTCAGAGAAAGACCTGGATGAGGCAATTAATTCTGTCAAGAAGGAACTCTCTAAGGGTACCAAAACTCTGTTTGGACCCACCCGGCTGCGCTATTACTACTCCGAGCTGCGGCAGAAACAGAAGGAAGGTCATAATATCTCTCCGATCGACATGTGGGGCCTCATTATAGAAAACGCTATTTATGGAAAGGTCTGGTTCTCTGTTCATTAAATTGTGATCAATCTGAtcaattttttttcagtcatagggcaaataatattatattcatgCTTAATTTATATTGTCTTATAAagcaagtttgtttttttccccaggtttgtttatttccacATGTAACCTACAAACATATTCTATCATGTCATCAAGCTAGTTGTTATCACACATGAATTTATAAGACTTACTTATATGCTAGTCAAGGTTAGCTCTTAATTAATTCAAGATTTGTTCATATTTTATGTAAGCGTTAATTCAGGTGTTAGTGaatgtttactttatttatgttctgttaTCGTAATGAGTtatcagtttatttaaataacaaaatgtctGACATGTTTCCTGTTCTTGTTTTAGaaaaacacagctacactgtcTGACCAGCAGGGGGCGGTCTCTGAGGGCCAGAACCCTCTGCCAATCTACACAGCTGTCAACATGAAAAGGGATGCTGGAGGCTCAGTAATATCTGGTAAAGACCACAAGTAACACATGAGACTTACAGCTGGCTGAAGTAGAGTAAAGTATTGGCCTCAGaggcatgtacagtacataaagtTTAATTAGATAGTTTtaactcttttttctttttttttagagtggTGTGAATTTACACCATATGAGGTGGGATTCCCCAAATATGGAGGCTTTGTGCCTTCAGAACATTTCGGGAGCGAGTATTACCTCGGTCATCTGGTTAAGAAACTACCTGAGATACGCGTCTCCTTCCTTTTGGGTCAATCACTTTTGTATCATTACACCTCGTGAATTTTCATTAACCTATTATGTGTCATAGTGTCTAACTAATGCTAATTTAACAACACAGGCACGTGGAGCAGTGTCTTCTCTGCGAGCCTGATGCTGCTCTGGAAACATGTGACTGGATCGATGCCGTCCTGGACTTCATGGCTGGGGGAAGATGCTTCTAGCATCGGTAAGCAGCAGAAGCGCTGAGCTCAGGTCTCGCACCCAGTGTGTTCAACTTCCTGTGCTTCCTGTGCAGCATTGCACGGAAGAGaagataaatcttttttttttctttgctcaaCATGTATAACTCATTTACGGTAATTTACAGTTATACAAATAACACAGCTGTTTAAGCcagcagacaccattatccagactgacttacttttttatttcaattcattcagagggttaagggccttactcaggggcccagcagtggtaccttggtggacctgggattcaaactcatgaccttctgatcaatagactaacaccttaagcactaggCACATCACACCCTCTTTGCATTAAGTGCAAAGTAAAGAGTAACTAATCCTCAGTGACATGTGTTCTGGCATGTAGAGACAGATGATGATAAATCAACCCTGGATACCGTGGTGCTCGGTTCACAGACTTCGACACTGAGCGACTTCATGCACGGGCGTCCCATGATCTGCAAAGTGTACAACTTCCTGCGAGGATTCTTCCTACACAACAAGTACAGCGAACGCTCCACCTTCAACACCAGAAAAGGTCAGAATGTTCATGTTATTAGCATTGGCATGTTATGAGCACCTTGTGTACTTTGTTCATGGTTTTCTTTtccttgttttgtttaaacatcCCATTTTTCAAAGTAAAATGGTTTTTGTTCCCTTGAATGACTATTGCCTTGGAAACCATTTCCCAACACAGAAAATCGATGATGAGGCTTGATAATTGTGATCGCGCCCGACTTAACAGCATTAGTCCTCCTACGTCTGAACACAGGACAGTCTGAACTTTAGGCTTCAGTGTGCCGCTTCAACTGGTTTCAACAGAAGACCGAAGACTAAAAAGTGTAGACATAAAATTTTGTCTATCCATTCATTAGATTTGCTTTGCAGAATATTTGCTGATAGTCAGTTATTCAACATCATGAATTTTAGCACATTGTTATTTTCGAAATATCGCCATTTCGGCATTTTCGTTCTAGAGGAAGATGCTGAATTAGTTAGCATATTAGCGAGTTTGTGCTCCTGGAATAATCTAtgaagattattatttttatttattttttttttaaaccctatCCGGAGTAAGAAACCTTTTTCTTTAATGTCAACTTATGGGTCATTTTTAAGCGgtctaaataaatgaatgattttcagACTGCGAGTctgatcaaaaataaacatctaataATAAAATTCATGCTTATGTTATTAGATATTAGATGTTTATttacaagcacttggggcatcacAGAGCACAAATTTGTCTGATATTAACAATAACTTTGACAAGAtacattttcattaaattttttttaattgcgtTAACtcttctatgaatatattgcccctaaTAGTCtaagacaaaaacagaaatccttataaaaaaaactacacagtCTTAAAGCCCAGAGTGTCTACTAACAACTACTGTGGAGTgtaacatgacaaagacatgtAGTACTGAACATGGGAACAAAATCAGGCCTcaaaagtgtttataaaccttaaTGAAACGGTGATAAATGCTCAGGTGGTATAACTGAACTAACTAAACATGCTAATGAGCATCAGTTAtcattatacaaaataataaaaatataaactaaatGATTTAAGCAGGGCTTTGAAACGAGTTTGTGTTTCACTTTTCTTTATGTCtatagtgacatgacatacggctaagtatagtgactcatactcagaattcgttctctgcgtttaacccatccaaagtgcacacacacagcagtgaacacacacacacacacacacaccgtgaacacacacccggagcagtgggcagccatttatgctgcggcacccgtggagcagttgggggggttcagtgccttgctcaagggcacctcagtcatggctggcccgagactcgaacccacaaccttaaggttaggagtcagactctctaaccattaggccacgacctcCCCCATAGATAACACtaacatacaataatatacacTATTATTAATATCCTACAATGTCAGATTCATTCTGGACTAGATTAAAGGAAAGTACAAATACTTAGTTAAGGTCTGTACATTCCTGTGCTAACTATTCTTCCATGAGGACATTTGATTAAATGAGTGTAGGGTTTTGTTATTTAGCTAATAAGCAGAAAGCATGGGGTAATCACTGCTGTTATAATCATCTGCACAATGAGTGGCAATGTGGCCTTCACACTGCCGTTGTGTAAACATTTGCCCTTTCGATGATGGGCTAGCAATCAGCTTAATGCCATTTTTGTTCCACTGCCAAATACAcagatgatttgtgtgtgtgtaggtgtgtgtgtgtgtgtgtgtgtgtgtgtgtgtgtgtgtgtgtgtgtgtgtgtaggtgtgtgtgtggagcaagAGGAGCATTTCCAGTCTGAAAAAGCATCATCATGTTTGTTGATGTAAGATGTTGAATCGTACTTTTTTTCACCAAACGATTATATCATGTCTGCTCTGATTGTGTACTGTTTACAGAGACAAACCTGGACGCGTTTCCGAACAGGCTGACCCCGATGGACCGCACCCTTGACTTGGTAGATGCTGGATTTGAATTCAACTCCGCCTTCCCTCCTGTGCTGAGGCCAGAAAGAAACGTCAACGTCGTTCTGTCTCTCAGCTTCTCCTGGGATGAGGATCATCTAAAGGTGAGAAATATAGAACAGAACTCGTATTCTAGCATTCAGTCATACAGCATTGGACGCTATAATAAATAGTAGCATTTACAGTCTTTCACTTTAACAGTAACGTTTTATTTCCACCATTTGCACCAGATCAAAATTTCTGAGAACGACTGAGTAAACGATGCATTCGTCTCCGGTTTAAAGTGATACCAGAAACATTGTATAGTGAACAGAGGTGGATGAAACTATGCATAatttacaatatactgtacataaaggtcgataaaatatacacagtaatcAGTGGATTGTAGTTATTAGATTAAATcgaatgtttattattattcgttttattctattatttaacCATTATAGATACTGATATAGAATGATATAGATATTATACAGAgagctttttattcattttattgaaatatatcTATGACTTTTTCACACTCAGACGTTTCAGattaggggaaaaaagagggaaagGCAATAACAAAGCTAAAACATAGCGTATAGTAATTATTTTAGTGCTACACTTACTGAAGCTGCTGCCCCACAAGTTCaagcttaaaggtggggtctccgttgtttgaaaaccaatgttgacatataaaatcaccaaaacaaacacgcccctaacctaaatgggtcccacccctgtattgatagctccgcccacacatacatacgtaacccaggcaactactggaaagaaatatgtctttatcatagctgaagggaagaacaatacggttgcagataaacaaacaagcgaaaatgacacacaagcataatcatgtaaaggacaaaggcatatattagttctgtgtaacaaagcaaaaccaacgttactcacctatcgagaaggaaaaaa is part of the Tachysurus fulvidraco isolate hzauxx_2018 chromosome 12, HZAU_PFXX_2.0, whole genome shotgun sequence genome and encodes:
- the LOC113640524 gene encoding cytosolic phospholipase A2 zeta-like, producing MKKEVAPCWDLAVTVLRAKFSSSHDYFSQSDLYVILRMPTASVDTVRTKSIPNSNSPEWNETFHFRVNSHVKNILELDVYDEDLRKDDLCIRLFFDISNLTLGKKETKVFITDDKKKDELWVDFEITECPEASREYLSNGVLVAAKLSIVEVKIDKLPPEVGKNMLLTLRGAYNQDQIISTAQKSNLMQTLRYYISKDLEPMIELQADGKEASSTSPPVSPLSNDSTSEYTFSFPKVKDTVNLQVNTVESSEEDMKVRLDFDIPAEEKAFLEKRREVVSRALQKILNLKSPLHPSKVPTVAVVCTGGGSRAMTGMFGCLKGLQSLGLLDAISYITSLSGSTWTNAYLYNDPHWSEKDLDEAINSVKKELSKGTKTLFGPTRLRYYYSELRQKQKEGHNISPIDMWGLIIENAIYGKKNTATLSDQQGAVSEGQNPLPIYTAVNMKRDAGGSVISEWCEFTPYEVGFPKYGGFVPSEHFGSEYYLGHLVKKLPEIRVSFLLGTWSSVFSASLMLLWKHVTGSMPSWTSWLGEDASSIETDDDKSTLDTVVLGSQTSTLSDFMHGRPMICKVYNFLRGFFLHNKYSERSTFNTRKETNLDAFPNRLTPMDRTLDLVDAGFEFNSAFPPVLRPERNVNVVLSLSFSWDEDHLKILKETQKYCADRELPFPNIDFSKFDGEPPKEVYVFEDEENPDAPIVVHFPLVNISFKEFKAPGVKRQGREELKAGNVDVSSGSSPYTTSNLTYDSEDFQRLVDLTCYNVSNNLESIVCALERALNRKELAGKEK